ATATCGTGCACATCCCGACGCCGCCGCACTGGCACGCGTTGATCTCCATCGCCGCTGCAAAAGCCGGCAAGGATATCTGGTGCGAAAAGCCGATGAGCCGGACCATTGCCGAGGGTGAAGCCGTGAAGGCCGCGATCGCGAAATACCAGCGGATTTTCCGCCTCAATACCTGGTTCCGGTTCGAGGGCGTTTTCTATGGCATGGGGATTCCCGTCAAACCGATCAAAAAGGCCGTGCAGGGCGGGCTCCTGGGCTGGCCACTGAAGGTCACCGTCGGCGGGCCCACCGGTTTTGATTGGAAACAGAATCAGTGGTGCGGCCGCACCGACCTTGTTCCACAACCCGTGCCGCCCGAGCTTGATTACGATTTCTGGCTGGGGCCCGCCCCAAAAAAGCCTTACCACCCGCACCGCGTTCACCAGACCTTCCGCGGTTATTGGGACTATGACGGCGGCGGCCTCGGCGACATGGGCCAGCATTACCTTGATCCGGTCCAATACATTCTCGGCAAGGACGACGAAAGTCCGGTCCGGATCGAAGCGGATACCGGTCCGCAGGACGCGGATGCCGTCCTTCCCTGGCGCCGGATTTCAATGAAGTACGCCGACGGCTGCGAAATCATCCTCGACGGAGAAAACAAAGACACCACTGCGGCGTTCATCGCGGGCCCGAAAGGCAAACTCTCGAAGGACTTCGAGTCCGATGTTCCCGACCTCGCGCAAAAGGTCAAGGCACTGCCCGACCCCGAGCCGCAGCTCACGGATTTCGTCCAGGCGGTTAAGACGAGGAAGAAATTCGCGCTGAACGAAATCAACGGACACCGCTCCTGCACATTGATCAATCTGGCGAAAATCGCCGTGGAAACCGGCCGGCCGCTTCGCTTCG
This is a stretch of genomic DNA from Candidatus Angelobacter sp.. It encodes these proteins:
- a CDS encoding Gfo/Idh/MocA family oxidoreductase; the encoded protein is MNKRLLLSRRHFLKTSIASLTTLTIVPRHVLGGPGFTPPSEVLTRAVIGTGGMGMGHVKSINTVCKLLAVCDVDEHHLQAALKAGGADVKGYKDFREVLARKDIDIVHIPTPPHWHALISIAAAKAGKDIWCEKPMSRTIAEGEAVKAAIAKYQRIFRLNTWFRFEGVFYGMGIPVKPIKKAVQGGLLGWPLKVTVGGPTGFDWKQNQWCGRTDLVPQPVPPELDYDFWLGPAPKKPYHPHRVHQTFRGYWDYDGGGLGDMGQHYLDPVQYILGKDDESPVRIEADTGPQDADAVLPWRRISMKYADGCEIILDGENKDTTAAFIAGPKGKLSKDFESDVPDLAQKVKALPDPEPQLTDFVQAVKTRKKFALNEINGHRSCTLINLAKIAVETGRPLRFDPATQRFIDDPGANAYVQQPMRSPWKIEV